The following DNA comes from Synechococcus sp. CC9616.
CTGTAGATCGTTGAAGGGCTGAAGACCTTTTTCAACCGAAGAGCCGCGATGCGTTTCGCCAAGAGATCGAACGACCACTTCGCTGCTGAAAGGACTTTGCTCACGAGAGCTCCCTTGCATCTATCCCGTTGATAGCTGCGCCGAATCACGCGAGCAATGGCACAGATACCTATTCACAACTCCTTAAGACGTCGGCAGCTGGTCCCCTACCTGATCCGCTTGCGCAATCAGGGCCTCTCGCTGGATCAGGGCCTCACAACGTCGACATTCGTTGCTGTCCAATGCAAAGAAATTAAGTGATTTCAAATCACCACAACTGTTGCACTGACGCGCTTCCGGCGGTGGTGATTCAAAAGGCATGACGAGCTGACTGCTGAAGCCATTGCTAGCAGCAAGCAAGCCAACGCCTCTCCCGCTCTGCCTTTGCGCCCCTTGATCTTTGGATTGTTCTAAGGATTGAGGCCACAACTTCGTAATGCTGCCTGCCAAAATTTAATGATGAAAAATGAAGCCAAAATCATAACAATATTTCTGAGCCTGAATGCTGCAATGATCAGTATTGTCGTTAGTATGTACGCAAAGGCAGGAGTCAATTTCAACGCTCTTCTTGATTACCTGCGGTAGTTCCAATCTCCAGATGACGCTGAGTTGACGATTAAAATACTCTCTCAAAACCAATAACAATTTTTTGCGTTTGTTTCGGCCCAATTTGAAACCAATCCTTCAATCTGCAATCAATATTTTATTGGCCAACAAAAATTTTCCCCTCATAATAAACAATCAATACAATTGGTAATCACTCCATATCTGACAAGCCATCAATGGTGATTCTTGAAGCATCGTTCCTGACACCAGCAAATCTTCACCACAGCCGTACGTGGGTTGATCAAGTCCCTGGTGGGTAAAGAATCACCCACACCAAAGGGGTGACCCCGATGAGGGCAGCGATCGCCAGCAGCGCGACGTTCTGAAGCACCAAAGCCTGGACAGCAGGAGCAGACGGTACCGGGTCATCATCAGGGCTCGCTACGCTCACTGTTTGCAACGGCTCTCGCAACATGCGGCCTTCCCTTTCATCCGCCGCTCTGCAGGACTGGAACGGAGATGTTCTGGTGGTTGGCCTGCTGAAGGACGATGCCGGCACCAGTCGCGGCACCCTCGAGCAACGTTTCAGCGGTCTCGGCAGCGCCCTGGAACAGCAGGATTTCAAAGCAAAATCTGGCGAGCAGGTGGTGTTCAACCTGCTGGATCCCCAGGGTCCAAAGCGCCTTGTTGTTCTGGGCCTTGGCGAGCCGGAAGCCTTCACCCTGACCAGTCTGCGCAGTGCCGCAGCCAAGGCCGCCAAGGCATCGAGCGGCTTCACAGGCAGCCTTGGCCTGCAGCTGCCTTGGGATGGCTTTGAACCCAACGCTGCCGCCGCCGCTGCCGCAGAAGCGGTGCGCCTGGCGCTCTATGCCGATCAACGCTTTCGCAAAGAGCCTGAACCGCGACGGTTGCCCGAAGCTGTTGAATTGATCGGGCTGCCCTCTGCAGCAGAGGCAGGCCTTGACGGCGTGAGTGCCGACTGCGCCGGTGTGGAGCTGGCCCGTCAGCTCGTGGCGGCACCACCCAACGAAGTCACCCCAAAGGTGCTGGCGGACACCGCTCAGCAATTGGCCAAGGATCACAACCTGCAGCTCACCGTGCTGGAGCGCAGCGATTGCGAGACCCGCGGCATGGGTGCCTATCTCTCGGTGAGTCAGGGCTCTGACCTCGAACCCAAATTCATCCATCTGGTCTACAAACCAAGTGGTGATATCAAGCGAAGGCTGGCCCTTGTGGGCAAAGGCCTCACGTTTGACTCCGGCGGTTACAACCTCAAAGTGGGTGGCGCCCAGATCGACATGATGAAATTCGACATGGGCGGCAGTGCTGCCGTTCTGGGTGCGATGCGTTCGATCGCCGAACGGCGACCTGCAGGCGTTGAGGTGCACATGGTGGTGGCTGCCTGCGAAAACATGATCAACGGTTCGGCCGTTCATCCCGGCGACATCGTCACCGCCGCAGACGGCACCACCATCGAGATCAACAACACCGACGCCGAAGGGCGCCTCACCCTTGCCGATGCTCTTCTGTTCGCATGCGAACAGAAGCCGGATGCTGTCGTTGACCTGGCCACCCTGACCGGAGCTTGCGTGGTCGCCCTGGGCGACGAAATGGCTGGCTTCTGGAGCAACGATGAAGTCCTGGCTGAAGGGCTGCAGGGGGCAGCCGATACGGCCTGCGAGGGGCTCTGGAGAATGCCTCTGCGCAAGTCCTACAAGGACGGATTGAAGTCAAAACTGGCGGACATGAAAAACACAGGGCCACGGCCTGGTGGATCGATCACCGCGGCACTGTTTCTCGAGCATTTCGTGGCCAAGGGCACGGCCTGGGCCCACATTGACATCGCTGGAACGGTCTGGTCTGACAAGGGCCGAGGAGCTGACCCACCGGGTGCGACGGGTTATGGCGTGCGAACCCTGGTGAACTGGGTTTGCAACCAGGCGGCCTGAACAATGAATCCCTCATCGCTCCGCTGGTACTTAAAGGCACAGCTGGGAGTTCTGCTCTTACCGGTGGGGCTCTGCCTTTTCGGTGAAGCCGTCAGTCGACGCGTGCTGCAGATGCTTGGGAAAGAGGCCGGACCCTGGTTCTGGTATGGAACCATCAGCCTGATCTGCATCAACGCCGGCGTCGGCCTGATGATCGACAGCGGCATGACGAAAGGATTTCCAGGCCGACGTCGTCGCGGCAGTTCAGGAAGCGACGGCTAACTTCGGCGCACCACTACAACGATCAGGCGTTTCCAGGGCGTGGATCTGCCAGCGAGCACGATCCGAACAGGACGACAAAACGCGATCCAGATCATCCGAAGCGTGCTTCGGTGAGTCGTAGGGACCGATATGACGGGTCCCTAGACCATCTTTAATGGTCAGCAAATACATACATACCCTCCCGCTCTCTCGCTTCTGATGGTACGAGCTGCATCAAGCATGGACTAGGGGGGAAAACCCTGCTGTTCACTGAGAACTGGATGCCTCAAAACCTGTCGCGGATTTTATATTTTTCACAGGTTGATGATCAACTTCTTAAGGATTCACTCGGATTTGCCGGGGTTGGTCCAGGCCGCTGATTGTCTTGCTCGCTCTCCCCAGACCGTGTCGAGTCGCCGATCGCGCCCGCAGCTGAAGCGATAAAAGTTGTATTTCACCGCGTTGTTTTCGGCGTAGTTCTGGTGGTAGTCCTCCGCCGGCCAGAAACGCTCTCCGTTGCGCATCTCCACCATCAGATCAGACCGTCGTCGTCCAAGCTCCAGGGCAGCGGCCTGTGCACTCGCCTCCGCTTCATGGGCCTGGGCCGCGTCAGCGGTGAAAATCACCGGCCTGTAGGAATCCCCTCGATCACAGAACTGCCCCTCTCCATCGACTGGATCGACATTGCGCCAGTAACTGCGCAGCAGCGCGCTGTAACGGAGCTGAGCAGGATCAAAGCGCACTTGCACCACCTCCTGATGGCCGGTGGTCTCGCTGCTCACCTGGCGGTAGGTGGGGTTGTCGACATGGCCGCCGCTGTAGCCGCTGATTACCTCCACGACGCCAGGTAGGGACTCAAGGTCATGCTCCATGCACCAGAAGCAGCCCCCAGCGAACACCGCTGTTTCCAGATCCGCTGCTCCGGCGGGCAGAGCCCACCAGAACCAGATCGTCATCAAGATGGCCAGCGCCCGCGTCATGCCGTTACCTGATCGAGAATCGCCGCGGCGGCACGATCGGTGACGCCGGGCTGCCCCAGGGTGGCGCGCAGACGGTCATAACCGTCGAGCATCCGCTGACGAACAGAAGCCTGCTCCAGAAGAGGCAGCGCTTCTGCAACCAGCGCCTCTGCGGTGAGTTGATCCTGAAGCAGTTCCGGCACCAGTCGTTCCTTCAGCAGAAGATTCACCGGGGAGATGTGATCCACCTGGAAACGCAACAGGTGTTTCGCCACAAATGCTGTGACCCGACTGACGCGATAGCCCACCACCTGTGGCACCCCCTGGAGCGCCAACTCCAGATTCACCGTGCCTGACTTGCCGAGAGCCAGGTCAGCTGCCGCAAACAGGGATTTCTTCAAGCCATCGGCTTCTCCCGCGCCGATCACCCGCGCCTGCTGAACCCCGGCCCGCTTGAGGGCCTCTTCAAGCGGTTGCTCAAACCGCTTCAGTCCCGCCGGGACCAATACCTGCAAGCCAGGGAAACGAACCTGCAACTGAGCGGCCGCCTCCGCCAGATGGGGCATCAGGTACTTGAGCTCCTGCGGACGGGAGGCTGGCAGGAGCAGCAGCACCGGGGCATCCGGCGCCAGACCCAGACGGCTCCGCGCCTCCTGCCGGTCGGGCAGGTCCCGGACGCTGTCCAGCAGTGGATGCCCCACCCAGGTGACATCTGCGCCACGGGAGGAATAAAACTCCGCCTCCGCCGGGAAAATCGCCAGGATCCGATCGGTGAAACCCAGCAGCTCCGTGGTGCTGCCATCGCCGAAACGCCAGGCCCACTCCTGTGGAGCGATGTAGTACGTGATCGGCAACTTTGCGTGCTGCTTCCGCAACTTGCGTCCCAGACGCACATTCGCCCCCACGTAATCAATCAGCACCACACCGTCGAGGGGGGAGGATCTCAGCATCCGGTCCACCCGCGCCTGAAGCCGCAGGGTGGGAAGAATCAGGGGGATTGCCTCCCAGAGGCCAATGGCACCCATCGGTGCCGTGTCCTCCAGCAGTTCCGCGCCGGCCTTCTGCATCCGCACACCACCAAGCGCCAACAACTCAAGGCTGATGCCGCGCCGCGATGCCTCCCGACGCAAGGCATCGATCAACAGGCTGCCCTGCAGATCACCGGACACTTCACCGGTGCTGATCAGCAGCCGCACCATCAGCGGCTGCCTAGAGCTGGCATCGGCCCTCGACGGCCCTTGCTGATCGATGCCTCCAGAAAGCTGCAGAGGTGTTCAGCCGCAGGCAGAAGCTCCTGCTCGCGGGCCTGCTTCAGGCCTTCAGCGATCACGTGATCGGAGCGATAGATCAGATTCCAGACGTCCTGCAGCTGCTTCAGCTCGTCTCCGCCGCGACTGGAGGCCAGACCGCTGCGACGCAGCCCCACCTTGTTCAGGGCCCGCACCCTGCCGGGGTGGCCCTCCACCAGGCAGTACGGCGGAACATCCCGGTCTACCCGTGTCATCCCGCCCACCATCGCCATGCCACCGATGTGCACGAACTGGTGGATCCCAAGGCAACCACCGATCACAGCGCGATCTTCAATGATCACGTGGCCGGCCACCTGGATGGCATTGGACATCACTATGCCGTTGCCAAGCTCGCAGTTATGGCCCAGGTGGCAATAAGCCATCAACAGATTGCGATCGCCGATGCTGGTGCGCTCCCCCTCATCGGTGGCGCGGTTGATCGTGACGCACTCTCTGATCGTGTTGCCATCGCCGATGACAACCTCCGTGGAGGCTCCGCGATACTTGAGATCCTGAGGCTCCTGGCCAAGACAAGCACCAGGGAACACCTTGTTATCCCGACCCAATGTGAGGCGCCCCTCCAAAACGGCATTCGGGCCGATCCAGCAGTTTTCGCCGATCACCACATCTGGTCCGACCACGGCACCCGGACCAATCACCACCCCAGCAGCGATCTCCGCCTTGGCGTCCACCACCGCCTTGTCATGAATCTGGATGGATCGCTTCTCGCTCATGGGTCTCAGTCCACCAGAGAGAACATCAGCTCGCCGGAACACACCAGCTGACCATCCACCGTTGCCTCGGCGCGGACCTTACCGAAGCGCTTGCGTTTGAGACTGAGCAGTTCGCAACGGATGTTCAACTGATCTCCCGGGACCACGGGACGTCGAAACCGAACCCCATCGATACCGGCAAACACGAACAGACCCTTTGGCAGGTCGGGCATTTGGGTCACAATCAACCCACCCACCTGGGCCATCGCTTCAACGATCAGCACACCCGGCATCAGCGGGCGATCGGGGAAATGGCCCTGGAACTGGGGCTCATTCATCGTGATGTTCTTGATCGCGACGGCTGAAACGCCAGGCTCATAGGCGATCACCCGATCCACCAGGGCAAAGGGATAACGGTGGGGCAGCAAGCCAGCGATCTGCTCACTATTGAGCACAACATCGACGGCGGGAGAATCAGTCACAGGGCAGGGGTGAGGCTGGCGTCCTGAAGTGCGGCGGCAAGCTCGGTGTGCAGTCCATGGGATCCCCGGTAGACGAGCACCTGGGCCTGCGGGAAACCCACCAAGGCCAGATCACCGATCAGGTCCAGGATCTTATGGCGCACGGGTTCATCCGGGAATCGCAAGGGTGGATTGAGCCACTGATCACCATCGCAAACCAGGGCATTGTCGAGAGCGCCCCCCTGAATCAGGCCCGCAGCTCGCAACTGATCCACCTGATCACGGAATCCAAAGGTCCGAGCCGGCGCGATCTCATTTACGAACCGCTCGGGGGTGAGCTCGATCGACAGCTGCTGACGTCCAATGGCTGCCTGAGGAAAGTCGATCACACCAACCAGAGAGAACCGTTCCGCTGGCGTGGCTGTGATCACACTGCTGCCCCGTGCACGCACCAGAGGTTGCTGCAGCGTGGGCTGTTGGGGGCGGGGACTGCTCGCCGGCGTCAGACCCGCCTCCGCGATCGCCTCCACCCAGTTCTGGGCTGAACCATCCAGAAGCGGCACTTCATCGCCACTCAACCGGATCTCCACATGGCTGAGGCCACACCCCACAAGGGCCGCCAGCAGATGCTCCACCGTGGCGACTCGCCGCTCCCCCAGCACGAGCGTTGTGCAGAGGGCACTGTCGCGAACCTGATCGGGACGCAGGAGCTGCGGCGGACGGCTATCACCGCAGAAACTGAGGTGAACTCCAGCCAGATCAGAGGGCAGCAGCTCAACGTCGGCTTCACGACCGCTATGCAGACCCACTCCCGCGCGCGACACCGCACGACTCAGAGTCCATGCTTCTGAATAGTCCTGTGGCCAGTTGGTCACTAGAACTTCCAGCCGACTCCCAGATTGAAGCGCCAGTCGCCACTGAAGTCCTTGCTGGCTACTTCCAAACGAAGCGGCCCCACCGGAGTGGACACGATCAC
Coding sequences within:
- the msrA gene encoding peptide-methionine (S)-S-oxide reductase MsrA, yielding MTRALAILMTIWFWWALPAGAADLETAVFAGGCFWCMEHDLESLPGVVEVISGYSGGHVDNPTYRQVSSETTGHQEVVQVRFDPAQLRYSALLRSYWRNVDPVDGEGQFCDRGDSYRPVIFTADAAQAHEAEASAQAAALELGRRRSDLMVEMRNGERFWPAEDYHQNYAENNAVKYNFYRFSCGRDRRLDTVWGERARQSAAWTNPGKSE
- the fabZ gene encoding 3-hydroxyacyl-ACP dehydratase FabZ — its product is MTDSPAVDVVLNSEQIAGLLPHRYPFALVDRVIAYEPGVSAVAIKNITMNEPQFQGHFPDRPLMPGVLIVEAMAQVGGLIVTQMPDLPKGLFVFAGIDGVRFRRPVVPGDQLNIRCELLSLKRKRFGKVRAEATVDGQLVCSGELMFSLVD
- the lpxC gene encoding UDP-3-O-acyl-N-acetylglucosamine deacetylase — protein: MTNWPQDYSEAWTLSRAVSRAGVGLHSGREADVELLPSDLAGVHLSFCGDSRPPQLLRPDQVRDSALCTTLVLGERRVATVEHLLAALVGCGLSHVEIRLSGDEVPLLDGSAQNWVEAIAEAGLTPASSPRPQQPTLQQPLVRARGSSVITATPAERFSLVGVIDFPQAAIGRQQLSIELTPERFVNEIAPARTFGFRDQVDQLRAAGLIQGGALDNALVCDGDQWLNPPLRFPDEPVRHKILDLIGDLALVGFPQAQVLVYRGSHGLHTELAAALQDASLTPAL
- a CDS encoding leucyl aminopeptidase, which encodes MRPSLSSAALQDWNGDVLVVGLLKDDAGTSRGTLEQRFSGLGSALEQQDFKAKSGEQVVFNLLDPQGPKRLVVLGLGEPEAFTLTSLRSAAAKAAKASSGFTGSLGLQLPWDGFEPNAAAAAAAEAVRLALYADQRFRKEPEPRRLPEAVELIGLPSAAEAGLDGVSADCAGVELARQLVAAPPNEVTPKVLADTAQQLAKDHNLQLTVLERSDCETRGMGAYLSVSQGSDLEPKFIHLVYKPSGDIKRRLALVGKGLTFDSGGYNLKVGGAQIDMMKFDMGGSAAVLGAMRSIAERRPAGVEVHMVVAACENMINGSAVHPGDIVTAADGTTIEINNTDAEGRLTLADALLFACEQKPDAVVDLATLTGACVVALGDEMAGFWSNDEVLAEGLQGAADTACEGLWRMPLRKSYKDGLKSKLADMKNTGPRPGGSITAALFLEHFVAKGTAWAHIDIAGTVWSDKGRGADPPGATGYGVRTLVNWVCNQAA
- the lpxA gene encoding acyl-ACP--UDP-N-acetylglucosamine O-acyltransferase is translated as MSEKRSIQIHDKAVVDAKAEIAAGVVIGPGAVVGPDVVIGENCWIGPNAVLEGRLTLGRDNKVFPGACLGQEPQDLKYRGASTEVVIGDGNTIRECVTINRATDEGERTSIGDRNLLMAYCHLGHNCELGNGIVMSNAIQVAGHVIIEDRAVIGGCLGIHQFVHIGGMAMVGGMTRVDRDVPPYCLVEGHPGRVRALNKVGLRRSGLASSRGGDELKQLQDVWNLIYRSDHVIAEGLKQAREQELLPAAEHLCSFLEASISKGRRGPMPALGSR
- the lpxB gene encoding lipid-A-disaccharide synthase, translated to MVRLLISTGEVSGDLQGSLLIDALRREASRRGISLELLALGGVRMQKAGAELLEDTAPMGAIGLWEAIPLILPTLRLQARVDRMLRSSPLDGVVLIDYVGANVRLGRKLRKQHAKLPITYYIAPQEWAWRFGDGSTTELLGFTDRILAIFPAEAEFYSSRGADVTWVGHPLLDSVRDLPDRQEARSRLGLAPDAPVLLLLPASRPQELKYLMPHLAEAAAQLQVRFPGLQVLVPAGLKRFEQPLEEALKRAGVQQARVIGAGEADGLKKSLFAAADLALGKSGTVNLELALQGVPQVVGYRVSRVTAFVAKHLLRFQVDHISPVNLLLKERLVPELLQDQLTAEALVAEALPLLEQASVRQRMLDGYDRLRATLGQPGVTDRAAAAILDQVTA